ttctgcctCTACCTGAATTCGGAATAGGAGCCCTGGGTCGCCTTGCCGAGTGTATAGACGAACCCCCCATAAGTACCCCTGAAGCCATGCtatctgtttccttccttcctgggtaaATCTGATAGTTACATTAGATTCACCTGGGGTTGTCTCTAAAAATTGCACGTAGTCATCTCTAGGTTTTCCCTTGAGCCAATACCCATTTGAACTAGTCTCACAACCCCATGAGGCACAATAGTAGGCCTCTGGCCCCCCACATTGATAGGTACGGGTGCGCCCAGGGCAAAAATACCAGGATCGGAATCTGCAGGGTGGATAGGAGTcccctttggttttctgagtgtGTTCCCAAGATCCTTCGGCTAATTTACAAAGATCAAAAGTCAAGTCCGGCCACCAGGTATTTAGGGCATGATGCCCTTTAGCCAGGACCAGTTTCTTTCCAGTTTCAATATTGTGAATAAACCAAACTAGATTTCTGGATACATGTGGACTGCCATAGGACATCATGGGAAACAAAGCTAAGATAATTAACAGCGTGAAAGTCTTATCTTTAGTGGGTTTTGGGTGCGTTGTAACCTCCATGTTgattcctggggtgcaggggTGGAGTCTTGTGGATGTGCAGCTTTCGCGTGGGATGCGTGGACCCAAGCTGCAATGCCGTCTACCTTGATGGCGGTAGGGGTGGTCAGCAAGACGGTGTAAGGTCCTTTCCAGCGAGGTTCAAGGTTTTTGTTCTGATGCCTGCGGACCCAGACGGTGTCTCCTATCTTGAAGGAGTGTGGCACTGTTGGTTTCTCCAGTTGTTCCTTATAGGCTGCTGCTAGGGGCTTCCAGACTTCATTTTGGACTAACTGCAATGCACGTAAATGGGTCTGCAGGGTGGGGGTGAACAGAGCAGAAATCTCAGTTTCATAGAAATTGACAGCAGGTGGTGGGGCACCATACAGAATTTCAAAGGGGGTTAGTCCTTGAGGGCCAGGGGTGTTCCTGGCCCTGTACAAAGCTAATGGCAGGAGTTGCACCCAGTCTCTAGTGCCAGTTTCAAGCGTTAATTTAGTTAAAGTCTCCTTGATAgttctattcattctttctacctgccctgagctttggggtcggtAAGCACAATGTAATTTCCAATTAATCCCCAATGTACTGGCCACTAACTGACTTACCTGGGAGGTGAAGGCAGGCCCGTTGTCTGAACCAATAGCCCCAGGTACACCATACCTTGGAAAGATTTCTTCCAGTAGCTTCTTTGCTACGACTTTAGCAGTCTCATGCCGAGTGGGATATGCTTctacccatcctgaaaaagtgTCCACAAAAACTAAAACATACCTGTATCCATACATACCAGGTTTGATTTCTGTAAAGTCGACTTCCCAACTGGTTCCAGGCTTGTGCCCTCTGGCCCAGGTCCCaatcccaaattttattttacctgcGTTAACCTGAGCACAAGCTTGACAATTTCTCACAAATTGCCTGATGATTGAGTCTCTGTGGGGCAGGTATAGATTTCCTTCTCCACGATCCAAGAGGGTTCTCATCCTTTTAGCTCCCAAATGAGTAAGTCTGTGCAAGGATCTTATTAGTTCTTTGGTGTGTTTGATAGGCATTACAGTTTTTCCCTGGTATTCCCATGTGCCTTCAGCCGGGTTATAGGTGACCTCTAGATGTTGCACAATGTCCAAATCTGGGTCCTCATAGACCCAACGTTCCTCGAAGCCCTCGGGTGGCTTTTTAACCTTTTGTGGCAATAGGGTAGTCACTAGGAGTTGTGGGCCTAAAGCTGCATTCCTAGCAGTTTCGTCTGCCAGTCTGTTTCCTTTTGCCTCTAGATGGTCTCCCTTTTGGTGGCCAGGGCAATGTATTATACTTAGTCTCTTTGGCAGAAAGAGGGCCTTTAATAAGGCTAAGATTTCAGTCTTATTCTTGATCTCTCTTCCCTCTGAGGTTAATAACCCTCGCCGCCGATATATTTCTCCATGGATATGGGCGGTAGCAAAGGCATACCGACTGTCTGTGTATACATTGAGTTTCTTCCCCTCAGCCAGTTTTAAGGCCTGCGTCAGAGCTATCAGCTCTGCTCGCTGGGCTGATGTTCCTCCCGGTAACGCGCTCGCCCAGATTACCTCTGATTCAGTGGTGACAGCTGCTCCTGCTCGTCGTTCCCCGTTTAGCAAATAGCTACTCCCGTCAGTGAACCAGACTAACTCCGCGTCCGTCATGGGTTGGTCTAACAGATCTGGTCGGGTTCCTTGGGTCTCTGCAAGAATCTGTTGGCAATTGTGGGGGACGGGTCCCCCGGGGAGGGGCAGGAGCGTGGCTGGGTTTAGAGTTACTAAAGGACCGAACCGGATTCGGTCCGTGTCCAGCAATAAAGATTGGTAGTGGGTAAGCCGGGCATTGGAGATCCAGCGGTCAGGAGGTTGCCGGATTACTGCTTCGATGGCATGTGGAGTTAACAAGGTTAGTGGCTGTCCCAGAGTCAGTTTAGTAGCATCCTTAATTAGGATTGCTACTGCTGCTATCATccggaggcagggaggccatcCTGATGCCACAGGGTCCAATTTTTTTGACAAGTAGGTGATTGGGCATTTCCATGGCCCCAATTTCTGGGTTAGGACTCCCTTTGCATATCCCTGCTTTTCGTCAACAAAGAGGTCAAAAGGTCCGGTAAACCCAGGGCAGGGGCAGATAGGAGGGCCTGTTTGATGTGATCAAATGCCCTCTGGTGTTCATTTGTCCAGGCGAAAGGGCTGTTCTGCTTTGTTAATAGGTACAGAGGGGCTGCTATCTCTGCAAATCCAGGAATCCATAGTCTACAAAAACCTGCTGTCCCCAGGAATTCCCGTAGTTGTTTGGGATTCTGGGGAGTGGAAATACTCGAGATAGTTTCTTTCCGGGCTGCGGTGAGCCATCTCTGACCATTATGAAGCTCATATCCGAGGTAGGTAACTTTCGTCTGACAGATTTGTGCTTTCTTTGCAGAGGCCCGGTACCCCAATTGCCCTAGAGCCTGCAGTAATGCTTTGGTCCCTTCAATACATTCTTCTTCGGTAGGGGCCGCCACTAGAATGTCATCTACGTATTGGAGCATTATTAGGGAGGGGTTTTTTTACCCGGAAATCAGCTAAGTCCTGATGTAGGGCTTCGTCAAAAAGTGTGGGACTGTTCTTAAATCCTTGTGGTAACCGGGTCCAGGTCAATTGTCCTGAGAGTCCTTCCTCAGGATCCTTCCATTCAAATGCAAAtagggcctggctctggggactTAACCTCAAGCAGAAGAATGCATCCTTTAAATCTAGGACAGTATACCAGGTATGAGTGGGAGGCAAGGTACTGAGGAGGTTATAAGGGTTGGGTACCGTGGGGTGGATGTCTTCCACTCTCTTGTTTATCTCCCTTAAGTCTTGGACCGGGCGATAGTCTTGAGTCCCTGGCTTTTTGACTGGGAGTAAGGGGGTGTTCCAGGGTGATCGGCAAGGTGTCAGTATGCCTTGATCTAGGAGCCGCTTGATATGCGGTTTAATGCCTAGGTAAGCTTCCCTGGACATGGGGTATTGTTTAATATTGATAGGTATTGCAGTGGTCTTGAGTGAGATCACTATGGGGGCTTGGCGTATTGCCATTCCCATTCCCCCAGTTTCAGCCCAGGCCTCTGGGTAGGAGCTGAGCCAATAGTCCATATCTTTGCCAAGTTCGGGAGTTGGTCAAATAGTCTATATTCATCTTCCAAGTTAAAAGTCAATATATGGAGAGGCACCCCGTTGGGCCCACTTATGGAGGCCCTTCCATTCTCAAAACAAATCTGGGCTTTTAGTTTAGTTAGTAAGTCTCTTCCTAGAAATGGGTATGGACAGTCGGGCACATGCAGGAATGAGTGGGAGACCTTACCTGAGGCAAGGTGGACTTCTCTTTTAGTGGTCCATCGATACGGTTTGCATCCGGTGGCCCCCTGGACCCATGTCGTCCTTCCACTTAGGAGTCCGGGGTCCTGCGTCAGCACTGAATGTTGGGCTCCTGTGTCCACTAGGAAGGTTACTGGTTGCTCCCCCACTTGTAGAGTTATCCAGGGCTCAGGGGGGAGCTCCTGGCCCTGACGTCCCTAATCTTCATCATCCAAAGTTAGTTGAGGGGTTTTGTTGGGGTACCTCCTTGAGTCGGGGAGCCTTTTGGGATTTCTTGGACAGTCTTTTGCCCAATGTCCTTTTTCCTTACAGTAGGCGCATTGGTCGTGTTCCACTTGGGGCCTGCTtcatcccctttctctttctggtttagTCCCTTTTGACCCTGTCTGAGCTATTGTGGCCAgtactttacttatttattacgCTTTTGATCCCTCTTATCTAATTCCTCTCGGTATCTTATATCTCTTTCTTCCTGCACTTTCCTaatcctctcttctttttcttctggagtTTCCCTCTTATTGTAAatcttttctgcttcctttaaCAAATCTGCCAGGGAGAAATCCTGCAGATTATCCAACCTTTGTAGCTTGCTTCTAATGTCAGGGGCAGATTGCCAAATGAATGCCATAGAGACATTGCCTCTCTGTT
This DNA window, taken from Sciurus carolinensis chromosome 19, mSciCar1.2, whole genome shotgun sequence, encodes the following:
- the LOC124971130 gene encoding LOW QUALITY PROTEIN: uncharacterized protein LOC124971130 (The sequence of the model RefSeq protein was modified relative to this genomic sequence to represent the inferred CDS: inserted 2 bases in 2 codons; deleted 1 base in 1 codon) — encoded protein: MAFLDCLQQFEEEAEKQEGDLCLPYRILVKEGRMEGPAGSGECYSVRTHLNTEEQWTKALRLRLLNLKRREHIQRRFTTEPIPSPFDFGTGSPYVAEPGLHLATYLPQPPKDVRNRASNLSVEVKKKKWTTQTSRLYPVLDKSKPSAPPKSKPRTVLPPEENTLIDLLAEEPPPYPPQPLPDTNPHPDSSEEDEEPPIAGILPDPSPMVGRLRGRKEPTTSRETSKVFPLRQTGGPNGQYQYWPFSASDLYNWKTHNPSFSSDPVALTSLIESILVTHQPTWDDCQQLLQTLLTSEERQKVLLEAFTHSGSPWGRTKAHQFGSVDTGAQHSVLTQDPGLLSGRTTWVQGATGCKPYRWTTKREVHLASGKVSHSFLHVPDCPYPFLGRDLLTKLKAQICFENGRASISGPNGVPLHILTFNLEDEYRLFDQXPELGKDMDYWLSSYPEAWAETGGMGMAIRQAPIVISLKTTAIPINIKQYPMSREAYLGIKPHIKRLLDQGILTPCRSPWNTPLLPVKKPGTQDYRPVQDLREINKRVEDIHPTVPNPYNLLSTLPPTHTWYTVLDLKDAFFCLRLSPQSQALFAFEWKDPEEGLSGQLTWTRLPQGFKNSPTLFDEALHQDLADFRVKNPSLIMLQYVDDILVAAPTEEECIEGTKALLQALGQLGYRASAKKAQICQTKVTYLGYELHNGQRWLTAARKETISSISTPQNPKQLREFLGTAGFCRLWIPGFAEIAAPLYLLTKQNSPFAWTNEHQRAFDHIKQALLSAPALGLPXPFDLFVDEKQGYAKGVLTQKLGPWKCPITYLSKKLDPVASGWPPCLRMIAAVAILIKDATKLTLGQPLTLLTPHAIEAVIRQPPDRWISNARLTHYQSLLLDTDRIRFGPLVTLNPATLLPLPGGPVPHNCQQILAETQGTRPDLLDQPMTDAELVWFTDGSSYLLNGERRAGAAVTTESEVIWASALPGGTSAQRAELIALTQALKLAEGKKLNVYTDSRYAFATAHIHGEIYRRRGLLTSEGREIKNKTEILALLKALFLPKRLSIIHCPGHQKGDHLEAKGNRLADETARNAALGPQLLVTTLLPQKVKKPPEGFEERWGKTVMPIKHTKELIRSLHRLTHLGAKRMRTLLDRGEGNLYLPHRDSIIRQFVRNCQACAQVNAGKIKFGIGTWARGHKPGTSWEVDFTEIKPGMYGYRYVLVFVDTFSGWVEAYPTRHETAKVVAKKLLEEIFPRYGVPGAIGSDNGPAFTSQVSQLVASTLGINWKLHCAYRPQSSGQVERMNRTIKETLTKLTLETGTRDWVQLLPLALYRARNTPGPQGLTPFEILYGAPPPAVNFYETEISALFTPTLQTHLRALQLVQNEVWKPLAAAYKEQLEKPTVPHSFKIGDTVWVRRHQNKNLEPRWKGPYTVLLTTPTAIKVDGIAAWVHASHAKAAHPQDSTPAPQESTWRLQRTQNPLKIRLSRC